A stretch of the Streptosporangium sp. NBC_01755 genome encodes the following:
- a CDS encoding ArsA family ATPase, with protein MKTPPVLDLDAIVDDPHTRIIVCCGSGGVGKTTTAAALGLRAAERGRSAVVLTVDPARRLAQSMGLTELDNTPRLVVGVEGEGRLHAMMLDMKRTFDEIIEAHADPERARQILTNPFYQSLSSSFAGTQEYMAMEKLGQLRRSDDWDLIIVDTPPSRSALDFLDAPERLGRFLDGRLIRLLMAPAKAGGRSAFKLFNAGFGIVAGALNKLLGAQVLKDLQTFVSALDAVFGGFRARADQTYRLLQAPGTAFLVVASPERDAIREASYFVERLAEERMPLAGLVVNRVHRSPAGVLSGARSTAAAEDLESRGEHELTSAVLRLHADRMQLAAREQREQEHFISAHPTVPVARVPAMPQDVHDLEGLREVGNLLAAQ; from the coding sequence GTGAAGACCCCTCCGGTCCTCGACCTTGACGCGATCGTCGACGACCCGCACACGCGGATCATCGTCTGCTGCGGTTCCGGCGGCGTCGGGAAGACCACCACCGCCGCGGCCCTGGGACTGCGCGCGGCCGAGCGCGGCCGCTCCGCCGTGGTGCTCACGGTCGACCCCGCGCGGCGGCTGGCCCAGTCGATGGGGCTCACCGAACTCGACAACACTCCCAGGCTCGTCGTGGGCGTCGAGGGCGAGGGCCGGCTGCACGCCATGATGCTCGACATGAAGCGGACCTTCGACGAGATCATCGAGGCGCACGCCGACCCCGAGCGAGCTCGCCAGATCCTGACGAACCCCTTCTACCAGTCCCTCTCGTCCAGCTTCGCCGGCACGCAGGAATACATGGCCATGGAGAAGCTGGGCCAGCTCCGGCGGTCGGACGACTGGGATCTGATCATCGTCGACACCCCTCCGTCCCGCTCCGCGCTCGACTTCCTGGACGCCCCCGAGCGGCTCGGCCGCTTCCTCGACGGCCGGCTCATCCGGCTGCTCATGGCCCCCGCCAAGGCCGGGGGACGGAGCGCGTTCAAACTGTTCAACGCGGGTTTCGGCATCGTCGCCGGAGCGCTGAACAAGCTGTTGGGCGCCCAGGTCCTCAAGGACCTGCAGACGTTCGTGTCCGCGCTGGACGCCGTCTTCGGCGGTTTCAGGGCACGGGCCGACCAGACCTACCGACTCCTGCAGGCCCCGGGAACGGCGTTCCTCGTCGTGGCCTCGCCCGAGCGCGACGCGATACGCGAGGCGTCCTACTTCGTGGAGAGGCTGGCCGAGGAGCGCATGCCCCTGGCGGGTCTCGTGGTCAACCGGGTGCACCGCTCGCCCGCGGGCGTGCTGTCCGGGGCGCGGAGCACCGCCGCCGCCGAAGACCTTGAGTCGCGCGGCGAGCACGAGCTCACCTCCGCCGTACTGCGGCTGCACGCGGACCGGATGCAGCTGGCCGCTCGCGAGCAACGCGAGCAGGAACACTTCATCTCCGCCCATCCCACGGTGCCCGTCGCACGGGTCCCCGCCATGCCGCAGGACGTGCACGACCTGGAAGGGCTGCGCGAGGTGGGCAACCTGCTGGCCGCCCAGTAA
- a CDS encoding ArsA-related P-loop ATPase translates to MRARDTDWDGVRLHVVTGKGGTGKTTVAAALALALAAGGGKVLLVEVEGRQGISQVFDLPPLPYEERKIAVAPDGGDVYALAIDPEEAMLEYLEMFYGMRRAGRALSKIGIVDFATTIAPGFRDVLVTGKTSEAVRRKGKDGKRIYDAVVLDAPPTGRIVRFLNVTNEVAGLARIGPIKNHADLVNGVVSSPETAVHFVTLLEEMPVQETLDGLSELRAAGLPQGGVFINMVRESLLPGSVLEAAAENRFDPAELALGLKAAGLTDGGSAAVTMAEALTEEIAEHARRTELERDERLTLQEAARPSYELPLLADGVDLSGLYELAESIRTQGAA, encoded by the coding sequence GTGAGAGCTCGCGACACCGATTGGGACGGCGTACGCCTTCACGTCGTCACCGGCAAGGGCGGCACCGGCAAGACGACGGTGGCCGCCGCACTCGCGCTCGCCCTCGCGGCGGGCGGCGGCAAGGTCCTGCTGGTCGAAGTCGAGGGCCGACAGGGAATCTCCCAGGTCTTCGACCTGCCGCCGCTGCCGTACGAGGAGCGCAAGATCGCCGTCGCGCCCGACGGCGGGGACGTCTACGCGCTGGCCATCGACCCCGAAGAGGCGATGCTGGAATATCTTGAGATGTTCTACGGCATGCGCAGAGCCGGCAGGGCACTCAGCAAGATCGGCATCGTCGACTTCGCCACCACCATCGCCCCCGGATTCCGCGACGTCCTGGTCACCGGCAAGACGAGCGAGGCCGTCCGGCGCAAGGGCAAGGACGGGAAGAGGATCTACGACGCGGTCGTGCTGGACGCACCGCCGACCGGCAGGATCGTGCGCTTCCTCAACGTCACCAACGAGGTCGCGGGGCTGGCCAGGATCGGCCCGATCAAGAACCATGCCGACCTGGTGAACGGCGTCGTGTCCTCTCCCGAGACCGCCGTGCACTTCGTCACGCTCCTGGAGGAGATGCCGGTCCAGGAGACCCTGGACGGCCTGAGCGAGCTCCGCGCCGCCGGGCTTCCACAGGGGGGCGTCTTCATCAACATGGTCCGCGAGTCGCTGCTGCCCGGCTCCGTCCTGGAGGCCGCCGCCGAGAACCGGTTCGACCCGGCGGAGCTGGCGCTCGGTCTCAAGGCCGCGGGGCTCACCGACGGCGGCTCCGCCGCGGTCACGATGGCCGAGGCGCTGACCGAGGAGATCGCCGAGCACGCCCGCCGCACCGAGCTTGAGCGGGACGAGAGGCTGACGCTGCAGGAGGCCGCACGCCCCAGCTACGAACTGCCGCTGCTGGCCGACGGAGTGGACCTGTCCGGGCTGTACGAGCTGGCGGAATCGATCCGCACCCAAGGAGCAGCGTGA
- a CDS encoding DUF4177 domain-containing protein, whose product MTKWEYSTVPLLVHATKQILDNWGQDGWELVQVVPGPNPEQLVAYLKRPKQ is encoded by the coding sequence ATGACGAAATGGGAGTACTCGACAGTGCCGTTGCTGGTACATGCGACGAAGCAGATTCTCGACAACTGGGGCCAGGACGGCTGGGAGCTCGTCCAGGTCGTGCCGGGGCCCAACCCCGAGCAGCTGGTCGCCTACCTGAAGCGGCCGAAGCAGTGA